A window of the Acidimicrobiales bacterium genome harbors these coding sequences:
- a CDS encoding NAD(P)/FAD-dependent oxidoreductase, with protein MEIIVIGAGVAGLTAARALADGGHDVVVLEGRDRIGGRTHTADIGSSSVDLGAAWIHGPHLNELTAAVEAAGLPWVNDGMWGAAMHLHIEGSGWAAPWEVATAVASRYDFDPDQVIAALGHDASLTAGAAWYVEDRELRGRSAEIVEFGIRWLEGGLNVGGHPDDISLSGIAWYQLHSGGNGVVVGGYRRFVDHLAEGLDIRTGAIVESIDAERGPRPMVTTAAGEQLNADEVILTVPLGVIQQGSILIRPTTGLQRHAAQLGMAALEKVVLSFDEAWWPSEVKRVIYMSEDRRHPVWLDVSRHAGHPTIAMLHNPRNATSMDSADPDERIGAALNTLHSLYGSDVPAPAAAHSTDWLHDRFSHGSYSYPRLGATTHDMSAMGGRLAPGLIGAGEHTVPHYYGTVHAAYESGRRAAALIGPAGSG; from the coding sequence ATGGAGATCATCGTCATCGGCGCCGGCGTCGCCGGACTGACCGCAGCTCGTGCACTCGCCGATGGCGGCCACGACGTGGTGGTGCTCGAGGGGCGCGACCGCATCGGTGGGCGGACCCATACCGCAGACATCGGGTCGTCGAGTGTCGACCTCGGGGCTGCCTGGATCCACGGTCCGCACCTCAACGAGCTGACCGCCGCCGTCGAGGCAGCAGGCCTCCCGTGGGTCAACGACGGCATGTGGGGTGCGGCCATGCATCTCCACATCGAAGGCTCGGGCTGGGCTGCGCCTTGGGAGGTCGCCACGGCGGTCGCCAGTCGCTACGACTTCGACCCTGACCAGGTGATCGCCGCACTCGGCCATGACGCGTCGCTGACTGCCGGAGCGGCGTGGTACGTCGAAGATCGCGAACTCCGAGGTCGCTCCGCCGAGATCGTCGAGTTCGGCATCCGCTGGCTCGAAGGCGGACTCAACGTCGGCGGGCATCCCGACGACATCTCGCTCTCGGGCATTGCCTGGTACCAGCTCCATTCCGGAGGCAACGGGGTGGTGGTCGGTGGCTACCGGCGATTCGTCGACCACCTCGCCGAGGGCCTCGACATCCGAACGGGCGCAATCGTCGAATCCATCGACGCCGAACGTGGGCCCCGACCCATGGTCACGACGGCTGCGGGGGAGCAGCTCAACGCCGACGAGGTCATCCTCACGGTGCCGCTCGGGGTCATTCAGCAGGGATCGATCCTCATCCGACCGACCACCGGGCTCCAGCGCCACGCCGCCCAACTCGGCATGGCGGCGCTCGAGAAGGTGGTGCTGTCGTTCGACGAGGCGTGGTGGCCATCCGAGGTCAAGCGCGTCATCTACATGAGTGAGGATCGCCGCCACCCGGTCTGGCTCGATGTCTCACGCCACGCCGGCCACCCGACGATCGCCATGCTCCACAACCCACGCAACGCGACCTCGATGGACTCCGCCGATCCCGACGAACGCATCGGCGCTGCGCTCAACACCCTCCACTCGCTGTACGGCAGCGACGTCCCCGCGCCTGCCGCCGCGCACAGCACCGACTGGCTCCACGACCGCTTCAGCCACGGTTCGTACTCCTACCCTCGACTCGGGGCAACCACCCACGACATGTCGGCGATGGGCGGCCGCCTCGCCCCCGGGCTGATCGGTGCGGGCGAACACACGGTCCCGCACTACTACGGCACGGTGCACGCCGCCTACGAATCGGGCCGGCGAGCGGCTGCGCTCATCGGCCCGGCCGGCAGCGGCTGA
- a CDS encoding pyridoxamine 5'-phosphate oxidase family protein has translation MRRGVDRARYDREQIDAILDAGHVAHVGTVRNGAPVVIPMFYVRDGDALLLHGAPASGVIRRGDAARNDGVEVCVTVTLLDGLVLARSAFHHSVNYRSVMVIGQAIEVTDPEEKAAALHRFVEGLVPGRQADLRPNTSKEIAGTSVLRLSLDHASAKVRTGDPIDDDEDYALPIWAGVVPMRTVFDPPIGDARVLDGVDVPASVMALTTD, from the coding sequence GTGCGGCGCGGGGTCGATCGGGCCCGCTATGACCGCGAGCAGATCGATGCCATCCTCGACGCCGGTCACGTGGCGCACGTCGGTACGGTGCGCAACGGCGCACCCGTCGTCATCCCGATGTTCTACGTGCGTGACGGCGACGCGCTGCTCCTGCATGGCGCGCCGGCTTCCGGTGTGATCCGTCGCGGTGATGCCGCCCGCAACGACGGGGTCGAGGTGTGTGTCACCGTCACGCTGCTCGACGGTCTCGTGCTGGCCCGCTCGGCCTTCCACCACTCGGTGAACTATCGCTCGGTGATGGTGATCGGCCAGGCGATCGAGGTCACCGATCCGGAGGAGAAGGCGGCCGCGCTCCACCGCTTCGTCGAGGGGCTCGTGCCCGGCCGACAGGCTGACTTGCGCCCCAACACCAGCAAGGAGATCGCCGGCACCTCCGTGCTGCGGCTCTCGCTCGACCACGCCTCGGCCAAGGTCCGCACGGGCGACCCGATCGATGACGACGAGGACTATGCCCTCCCGATCTGGGCGGGCGTCGTGCCGATGCGTACGGTCTTCGATCCGCCGATCGGCGACGCTCGAGTGCTCGACGGCGTCGACGTGCCAGCTAGCGTCATGGCCTTGACGACCGACTGA
- a CDS encoding aminotransferase class I/II-fold pyridoxal phosphate-dependent enzyme yields MSNDAATVFGTDGSRPLTSATDVAGHLEAQITSGALVPGDRLPSVRDAASELGLAPNTVAAAYRRLRERSLVIGRGRQGTQVAAAPSRRRTVQVPLPPGVVDALSGNPDPALLPDLAPAMQATLAGRRGDYGSAMIVPELAEAARHWLDADQVPSESITVVSGAMDAVERVLAEHLRPGDLVGVEDPGHVPVFDVVAALGLVAVPMAIDGDGVTADALAQVIAQGARAVIITPRAQNPTGAAITAERAAELSDVLDRHPDLLVIEDDHAGPIAGVDLAPLPRRDRARWAFVRSVAKSLGPDLRLAVLAGDPDTVASVESRLAAGPGWISHLLQGVVARLLLDDDTADLVERAATSYQARRRQLIDALAANGIEAAGASGLQVWIPVDDEQTVADAMRDAGFALRVGSAYRRSSPPAVRVTISSLDEAQIDAIAAELVVVLGDHRPHRTRRA; encoded by the coding sequence ATGTCCAACGATGCCGCCACCGTTTTCGGCACCGACGGGTCTCGACCGCTGACGTCGGCCACCGACGTCGCCGGCCATCTCGAGGCGCAGATCACGAGCGGCGCGCTCGTCCCGGGCGACCGCCTCCCGTCCGTCCGAGACGCGGCGAGTGAGCTTGGTCTGGCGCCCAACACCGTCGCTGCGGCCTACCGCCGACTGCGGGAGCGGTCACTGGTCATCGGCCGGGGCCGTCAGGGAACCCAGGTCGCAGCGGCTCCGAGTCGACGGCGGACCGTCCAGGTGCCGTTGCCTCCGGGAGTCGTCGACGCCCTGTCCGGGAACCCCGACCCGGCGCTGCTCCCCGATCTCGCCCCAGCCATGCAGGCGACACTCGCCGGTCGACGCGGCGACTACGGCTCGGCGATGATCGTCCCCGAACTCGCCGAGGCGGCCCGGCACTGGCTCGACGCCGATCAGGTGCCGAGCGAATCGATCACGGTGGTGTCCGGGGCGATGGACGCCGTCGAACGGGTGCTGGCCGAGCACCTCCGCCCGGGCGATCTCGTCGGTGTCGAGGATCCCGGTCATGTTCCGGTGTTCGATGTCGTCGCTGCGCTCGGGTTGGTCGCCGTTCCGATGGCGATCGATGGTGACGGGGTCACCGCCGACGCGCTCGCGCAGGTAATCGCCCAGGGCGCCCGTGCGGTCATCATCACGCCGCGAGCCCAGAACCCGACCGGCGCGGCCATCACCGCCGAACGAGCCGCCGAGCTGAGCGACGTCCTCGATCGCCACCCCGACCTGCTCGTCATCGAAGACGACCACGCCGGGCCGATCGCCGGCGTCGACCTTGCGCCGCTCCCCCGCCGAGATCGGGCTCGCTGGGCGTTCGTGCGGAGTGTGGCCAAGTCACTCGGCCCCGACCTCCGCCTCGCCGTGCTCGCCGGCGATCCCGACACGGTCGCCAGCGTCGAGTCTCGCCTTGCGGCCGGGCCGGGCTGGATCAGCCACCTCCTCCAAGGCGTGGTCGCCCGTCTACTACTCGACGACGACACGGCCGACCTGGTCGAGCGAGCGGCCACCAGCTACCAGGCGAGGCGTCGCCAACTGATCGACGCGCTCGCGGCCAACGGGATCGAGGCCGCTGGAGCGTCCGGACTTCAGGTCTGGATACCGGTCGACGACGAGCAAACCGTTGCCGATGCGATGCGCGATGCCGGGTTCGCCCTCCGTGTCGGCTCGGCCTATCGCCGCTCGTCGCCGCCAGCGGTCCGGGTCACGATCTCGTCGCTCGACGAGGCGCAGATCGATGCGATCGCCGCCGAACTCGTCGTCGTGCTCGGCGACCATCGACCACACCGAACCCGGCGGGCGTGA